In a single window of the Nocardiopsis composta genome:
- the ffh gene encoding signal recognition particle protein: MFETLSDRLTSVFTSLRGKGRLSEEDINATAREIRLALLEADVALPVVREFIARIKERARGEEVSKALNPAQQVIKIVNEELVEILGGETREIRFAKNPPTVIMLAGLQGAGKTTLAGKLARWLAAERNTPLLVAADLQRPNAVTQLQVVGERAKVPVFAPQPGNGVGDPVEVAREAVEHAKRANHNIVIVDTAGRLGVDAEMMQQAADIRDAVRPDEILFVVDAMIGQDAVNTAQAFLDGVGYDAVALTKLDGDARGGAALSIRHITGRPIMFASTGEKLEDFDLFHPDRMASRILDMGDVLTLIEQAQRTFEEDEVNKMASKMASDEDFTLDDFLEQISMVRKLGPIGNLLGMMPGMGQMREQINNVDDRDLDRITAIIRSMTPAERQNPKLINGSRRLRIANGSGTQVGDVSGLVTRFFEAQKMMRQMKNGGMPGMPGMPGMGGNRKKAKAQAKKAKKGKQRSGNPLKAKQQEAEKAAERQRRREEGGGQQQMPDLPPGLGGGQLPPALGGGKMPDLSAFKLPEK; encoded by the coding sequence GTGTTCGAGACGCTCTCCGACCGGCTGACATCGGTCTTCACCTCGCTGCGCGGCAAGGGCCGGCTGTCCGAGGAGGACATCAACGCCACCGCGCGGGAGATCCGCCTCGCGCTGCTGGAGGCGGATGTCGCGCTGCCCGTGGTCCGCGAGTTCATCGCGCGGATCAAGGAGCGCGCGCGCGGCGAGGAGGTCTCCAAGGCCCTCAACCCGGCGCAGCAGGTCATCAAGATCGTCAACGAGGAGCTCGTCGAGATCCTCGGCGGCGAGACCCGCGAGATCCGGTTCGCCAAGAACCCGCCGACCGTCATCATGCTCGCCGGCCTGCAGGGCGCGGGCAAGACGACCCTGGCCGGCAAGCTGGCCCGGTGGCTGGCCGCCGAGCGGAACACGCCGCTGCTGGTCGCCGCCGACCTGCAGCGCCCCAACGCGGTCACCCAGCTGCAGGTGGTGGGCGAGCGCGCCAAGGTCCCGGTGTTCGCACCGCAGCCGGGCAACGGGGTGGGCGACCCGGTCGAGGTCGCCCGGGAGGCCGTCGAGCACGCCAAGCGCGCCAACCACAACATCGTCATCGTCGACACCGCCGGCCGCCTCGGCGTGGACGCCGAGATGATGCAGCAGGCCGCGGACATCCGCGACGCGGTCCGGCCGGACGAGATCCTCTTCGTCGTCGACGCGATGATCGGCCAGGACGCGGTCAACACTGCCCAGGCCTTCCTGGACGGGGTCGGCTACGACGCGGTCGCCCTCACCAAGCTGGACGGCGACGCCCGCGGCGGTGCGGCGCTGTCCATCCGGCACATCACCGGGCGGCCGATCATGTTCGCCTCCACCGGTGAGAAGCTGGAGGACTTCGACCTCTTCCACCCGGACCGGATGGCCTCGCGCATCCTGGACATGGGTGACGTGCTGACCCTGATCGAGCAGGCGCAGCGCACCTTCGAGGAAGACGAAGTCAACAAGATGGCCAGCAAGATGGCCTCGGACGAGGACTTCACCCTCGACGACTTCCTCGAGCAGATCAGCATGGTCCGCAAGCTGGGCCCGATCGGCAACCTGCTCGGCATGATGCCCGGCATGGGGCAGATGCGCGAGCAGATCAACAACGTCGACGACCGCGACCTCGACCGGATCACCGCGATCATCCGCTCGATGACCCCGGCCGAGCGGCAGAACCCCAAGCTGATCAACGGCTCCCGGCGGCTGCGCATCGCCAACGGCTCCGGCACCCAGGTCGGCGACGTCAGCGGGCTGGTCACCCGGTTCTTCGAGGCGCAGAAGATGATGCGCCAGATGAAGAACGGCGGGATGCCCGGCATGCCGGGGATGCCGGGCATGGGGGGCAACCGGAAGAAGGCCAAGGCCCAGGCGAAGAAGGCCAAGAAGGGCAAGCAGCGCAGCGGCAACCCGCTCAAGGCCAAGCAGCAGGAGGCGGAGAAGGCCGCCGAGCGGCAGCGCCGCCGCGAGGAGGGCGGCGGCCAGCAGCAGATGCCGGACCTGCCCCCGGGCCTGGGCGGCGGGCAGCTCCCGCCGGCCCTGGGCGGCGGCAAGATGCCCGACCTCTCCGCGTTCAAGCTCCCCGAGAAGTGA
- the rpsP gene encoding 30S ribosomal protein S16 — translation MAVKIKLKRMGKIRTPQYRIVVADARTKRDGKAIEEIGKYHPKEHPSFIEVKSDRAQYWLSQGAQPTDAVKTILKRTGDWQEFKGLPKPQKPLQVAEPRDKEAEEAAFQAVLKELVLPDNEGKGKAKKSEKKADKAAEKPAEAEEKPEGEA, via the coding sequence GTGGCTGTCAAGATCAAGCTCAAGCGTATGGGGAAGATCCGTACGCCGCAGTACCGCATCGTCGTCGCCGACGCCCGCACCAAGCGCGATGGCAAGGCCATCGAGGAGATCGGCAAGTACCACCCGAAGGAGCACCCCTCCTTCATCGAGGTCAAGTCCGACCGGGCGCAGTACTGGCTGTCGCAGGGGGCCCAGCCCACCGACGCGGTGAAGACCATCCTGAAGCGCACCGGCGACTGGCAGGAGTTCAAGGGCCTGCCCAAGCCGCAGAAGCCGCTCCAGGTCGCCGAGCCCCGGGACAAGGAGGCCGAGGAGGCCGCCTTCCAGGCCGTGCTCAAGGAGCTCGTGCTGCCCGACAACGAGGGCAAGGGCAAGGCCAAGAAGTCCGAGAAGAAGGCCGACAAGGCGGCCGAGAAGCCCGCCGAGGCCGAGGAGAAGCCCGAGGGCGAGGCCTGA
- a CDS encoding RNA-binding protein, producing the protein MLEEALEHLVKGIVANGDDVQVRARRLRKGKVLEVRVHPDDLGKVIGRNGRTAKALRTVIGSLAGGKYVRVDLLDLHEVR; encoded by the coding sequence GTGCTGGAAGAGGCGCTTGAGCACCTGGTCAAGGGCATCGTGGCCAACGGCGACGATGTCCAGGTGAGAGCCCGCAGGCTCCGCAAGGGCAAGGTGCTCGAAGTCCGGGTCCACCCCGACGACCTCGGGAAGGTGATCGGCCGCAACGGCCGTACCGCCAAGGCGCTGCGGACCGTCATCGGCTCACTGGCCGGCGGCAAGTACGTCCGCGTCGACCTGCTGGACCTTCACGAAGTGCGCTGA
- the rimM gene encoding ribosome maturation factor RimM (Essential for efficient processing of 16S rRNA), which yields MRLVVGRIGRAHGIRGDVAVDVRTDDPGQRFAVGARLLTDPERVGPLTVAAVRRHSGRLLIRFEAVGDRDAAEALRGTVLLVDSAEIAPLDDPDEFHDHELIGLRAVTAGGTEVGTVTDVLHHAQDTLVIDRGAGAEALVPFVRELVPEVDTEAGRITIDPPPGLLELGAPERTD from the coding sequence ATGCGTCTCGTTGTCGGCCGGATCGGCCGGGCCCACGGAATCCGCGGCGACGTCGCGGTGGACGTGCGCACCGACGATCCCGGCCAGCGCTTCGCGGTCGGCGCCCGGCTGCTCACCGACCCCGAGCGGGTCGGACCGCTGACGGTGGCCGCGGTCCGCAGGCACTCGGGCCGGCTGCTGATCCGCTTCGAGGCGGTCGGCGACCGGGACGCGGCCGAGGCGCTGCGCGGCACCGTGCTGCTGGTGGACTCCGCGGAGATCGCCCCGCTGGACGACCCGGACGAGTTCCACGACCACGAGCTGATCGGGCTGCGCGCGGTCACCGCCGGCGGGACCGAGGTCGGCACCGTCACCGACGTGCTGCACCACGCCCAGGACACACTGGTGATCGACCGCGGCGCGGGAGCCGAGGCGCTGGTGCCCTTCGTCCGGGAGCTCGTGCCCGAGGTCGACACCGAAGCGGGGCGGATCACCATCGACCCGCCCCCCGGGCTGCTCGAACTGGGCGCCCCCGAGAGAACCGACTGA
- the trmD gene encoding tRNA (guanosine(37)-N1)-methyltransferase TrmD, whose amino-acid sequence MRIDIITIFPDYFAPLELSLIGKARAAGILDVHLHDLRSWTYDRHNTVDDTPYGGGPGMVMKPEPWGEALDAVVAAGAAALGRPDAVPTLVLPAPSGVPFTQARAGDLAAEPWLLFACGRYEGIDSRVAEEAAERMPVMELSIGDYVLAGGESATLVMVETVSRLLPGVLGNTDSVTQDSFAPGEMENLLEGPVYTKPSVWRGREVPPVLLSGNHGAVDRWRRDQALRKTARNRPELLERIPADRLDRHDQEVLEGVRLQAGPESMAD is encoded by the coding sequence ATGCGCATCGACATCATCACCATCTTCCCGGACTACTTCGCGCCGCTGGAGCTCTCGCTCATCGGCAAGGCGCGGGCCGCAGGGATCCTCGACGTGCACCTGCACGACCTGCGCTCGTGGACCTACGACCGGCACAACACCGTCGACGACACCCCCTACGGCGGCGGGCCGGGCATGGTGATGAAGCCCGAGCCGTGGGGGGAGGCGCTGGACGCCGTCGTCGCGGCCGGCGCCGCGGCGCTCGGCCGGCCGGACGCGGTGCCCACCCTGGTGCTGCCCGCGCCCAGCGGGGTGCCGTTCACCCAGGCGAGGGCCGGGGACCTGGCCGCCGAACCCTGGCTGCTGTTCGCCTGCGGCCGCTACGAGGGGATCGACTCCCGGGTCGCGGAGGAGGCCGCCGAGCGGATGCCGGTGATGGAGCTGAGCATCGGCGACTACGTGCTGGCCGGCGGGGAGTCGGCCACGCTGGTCATGGTCGAGACGGTCTCCCGGCTGCTCCCCGGTGTGCTCGGGAACACCGATTCGGTCACCCAGGACTCCTTCGCCCCCGGTGAGATGGAGAACCTGCTGGAGGGCCCGGTCTACACCAAGCCGTCGGTGTGGCGCGGCCGGGAGGTGCCGCCGGTGCTGCTCTCCGGCAACCACGGGGCGGTCGACCGGTGGCGCCGCGACCAGGCGCTGCGCAAGACCGCGCGGAACCGTCCGGAGCTGCTGGAGCGCATTCCGGCCGACCGCCTCGACCGCCACGACCAGGAAGTCCTCGAAGGCGTCCGGTTACAGGCCGGGCCCGAATCTATGGCAGACTAG
- the rplS gene encoding 50S ribosomal protein L19 yields MHTAIQELEKTQLRSDVPDFRPGDTLNVHVRVTEGNRTRVQVFKGVVIRRQGPGARETFTVRKISYGVGVERTFPVHTPVIEKIEVASRGRVRRAKLYYLRDLRGKAARIRERREPAAK; encoded by the coding sequence ATGCACACCGCTATCCAGGAGCTTGAGAAGACCCAGCTGCGCTCCGATGTTCCCGACTTCCGCCCGGGCGACACGCTCAACGTGCACGTCCGGGTCACCGAGGGCAACCGGACCCGTGTCCAGGTCTTCAAGGGCGTCGTGATCCGGCGGCAGGGCCCGGGCGCCCGGGAGACCTTCACGGTCCGCAAGATCAGCTACGGCGTCGGTGTCGAGCGCACCTTCCCCGTGCACACCCCGGTGATCGAGAAGATCGAGGTCGCCTCCCGCGGCCGCGTCCGTCGCGCCAAGCTGTACTACCTGCGCGACCTGCGCGGCAAGGCCGCCCGCATCCGCGAGCGCCGCGAGCCGGCCGCCAAGTAG
- the lepB gene encoding signal peptidase I has translation MNAKKQDTGAKSGSFWRELPLLIVIALVLAFVIKTWVVQPFFIPSKSMEDTLQIGDRVLVNKLVYQVREIERGDVVVFNGAGTWDEEGVQPEPSGNPVNRAFTWVGQQLGVQPTGKDYIKRVIGVGGDTVECDDEGRILVNGEPLDEEDYLYPGSQETHAEFGPVEVPEGRLWLMGDHRQISYDSRLHQNDPGGGTIAEEDVIGRAFVLVWPFDRMTTLPIPETFESLNEEGKEGKDAAAAAEPVPDASPIALGVVGVLPLPLIARRLRRRASHAQDSVE, from the coding sequence ATGAACGCCAAGAAACAGGACACGGGCGCGAAGTCGGGCTCCTTCTGGAGAGAGCTTCCCCTGTTGATCGTGATCGCGCTGGTCTTGGCCTTCGTCATCAAGACCTGGGTGGTCCAGCCGTTCTTCATCCCGTCCAAGTCGATGGAGGACACCCTCCAGATCGGCGACCGGGTCCTGGTCAACAAGCTCGTCTACCAGGTCCGCGAGATCGAGCGCGGTGACGTCGTGGTGTTCAACGGGGCGGGCACCTGGGACGAGGAGGGCGTTCAGCCGGAGCCGTCCGGCAACCCGGTGAACCGGGCGTTCACCTGGGTCGGCCAGCAGCTCGGCGTGCAGCCCACCGGCAAGGACTACATCAAGCGGGTGATCGGCGTCGGCGGCGACACCGTCGAGTGCGACGACGAGGGCCGGATCCTGGTCAACGGCGAGCCGCTGGACGAGGAGGACTACCTCTACCCGGGCAGCCAGGAGACGCACGCAGAGTTCGGCCCGGTCGAGGTGCCCGAGGGCCGGCTGTGGCTGATGGGCGACCACCGGCAGATCTCCTACGACTCCCGGCTGCACCAGAACGACCCGGGCGGCGGCACCATCGCCGAGGAGGACGTGATCGGCCGGGCGTTCGTGCTGGTGTGGCCGTTCGACCGGATGACCACGCTGCCCATCCCGGAGACCTTCGAGTCGCTGAACGAGGAAGGCAAGGAGGGCAAGGACGCCGCGGCGGCCGCAGAGCCGGTGCCCGACGCGTCCCCGATCGCCCTCGGCGTGGTCGGTGTCCTCCCGCTGCCGCTCATCGCCCGCCGGCTCCGCCGGCGTGCCTCGCACGCGCAGGATTCCGTCGAATGA
- a CDS encoding DUF2469 domain-containing protein: protein MSSEDLEKYEAEMELQLYREYRDVVGLFSYVVETERRFYLTNHVDLQPRSTDNGEMYFEVTMEDAWVWDMYRPARFVRNVRVVTFKDVNVEEITKSDLEVPPGGRPGPQG from the coding sequence ATGAGTTCTGAGGACCTGGAGAAGTACGAGGCCGAGATGGAGCTCCAGCTCTATCGGGAGTACCGCGACGTCGTCGGCCTGTTCAGCTACGTGGTGGAGACCGAGCGCCGGTTCTACCTCACCAACCACGTGGACCTGCAACCGCGCAGCACCGACAACGGTGAGATGTACTTCGAGGTCACGATGGAGGACGCCTGGGTCTGGGACATGTACCGCCCGGCCCGGTTCGTGCGCAACGTTCGTGTGGTGACCTTCAAGGACGTCAACGTGGAGGAGATCACCAAGTCCGACCTGGAGGTCCCGCCCGGCGGCCGCCCCGGCCCGCAGGGCTGA
- a CDS encoding YraN family protein, with translation MGFETRGRVWSRAALARYGEDLAAAHLRRTGLRILARNWRCREGEIDILARWGGTLIVVEVKTRTGLRFGTPLEAVDRGKRRRLRRLARLWREENRRTAPPRTRVDVIGVLVRTDGRAYLRHDRGVA, from the coding sequence ATGGGCTTCGAGACGCGGGGGCGGGTCTGGTCCCGGGCGGCGCTCGCCCGCTACGGGGAGGATCTGGCCGCGGCGCACCTGCGCCGGACCGGGCTGCGGATCCTGGCGCGCAACTGGCGCTGCCGGGAGGGGGAGATCGACATCCTCGCCCGCTGGGGCGGCACCCTGATCGTGGTCGAGGTGAAGACCCGCACCGGGCTGCGGTTCGGCACGCCGCTGGAGGCGGTCGACCGGGGCAAGCGCAGACGGCTGCGGCGGCTGGCCCGGCTGTGGCGCGAGGAGAACCGGCGCACCGCCCCGCCGCGCACCCGGGTCGACGTGATCGGCGTGCTGGTCCGCACGGACGGCCGCGCCTACCTCCGGCACGACCGGGGGGTGGCCTGA
- a CDS encoding YifB family Mg chelatase-like AAA ATPase yields MPIARTRSVALVGVEGHPVEVEAHLGTGPAAVTLVGLPDTALREARDRIRAAVANSGESWPDCGITVSLSPASLPKRGSGFDLAIAAAVLGADGAVPAEGVHDSVFLAELGLDGRTRPVGGVLPAVLAAARAGLRTFVVARENAAEARLVPDVEVVSVGSLPELFARLRGRPVEEVGYEEDPPEEPDPPGRRPDLADVAGQPMARRALEIAAAGGHHLLLVGPPGTGKSLLAERLPTILPELRTEDAVEVTAVHSVAGTLPRGEPLITRPPYSAPHHSATRAAMVGGGSSVIRPGCVSHAHRGVLFLDEAPEFQRGVLDALRQPLETGEVLVSRAAGAVRFPARFQLMMAANPCPCARPGPACICPAAVRRRYLGTLSGPLLDRVDLKLELQPVTRAELLADRAFAEDSATVAIRVAEARERAAHRFKGTPWRANAEVPGAELRRTFPVDDAARGVLAGAMERGEVSARGVDRTLRVAWTLADLDGSPVPGGDHAALAYALWSGGHA; encoded by the coding sequence ATGCCCATCGCCCGCACCCGGTCGGTGGCGCTGGTCGGCGTCGAGGGGCACCCGGTCGAGGTCGAGGCGCACCTGGGGACCGGGCCGGCCGCGGTCACCCTGGTCGGCCTGCCCGACACCGCGCTGCGCGAGGCGCGGGACCGGATCCGCGCCGCCGTCGCCAACTCCGGTGAGAGCTGGCCCGACTGCGGCATCACGGTGAGCCTCTCCCCGGCCAGCCTGCCCAAGCGCGGCAGCGGATTCGACCTGGCCATCGCGGCCGCCGTGCTCGGCGCCGACGGAGCGGTCCCCGCCGAGGGCGTGCACGACAGCGTCTTCCTCGCCGAACTCGGCCTGGACGGCCGCACCCGCCCGGTCGGCGGGGTGCTCCCCGCCGTGCTGGCGGCCGCCCGCGCCGGGCTGCGCACCTTCGTCGTCGCCCGGGAGAACGCGGCCGAGGCCCGCCTCGTCCCCGACGTCGAGGTGGTCTCGGTCGGCTCGCTGCCCGAGCTGTTCGCCCGGCTGCGCGGCCGCCCGGTCGAAGAGGTCGGCTACGAGGAGGACCCGCCGGAGGAACCGGACCCGCCCGGGCGCCGCCCCGACCTGGCCGACGTCGCCGGACAGCCGATGGCCCGCCGGGCCCTGGAGATCGCCGCGGCCGGCGGCCACCACCTGCTGCTGGTCGGGCCGCCCGGCACCGGGAAGAGCCTGCTCGCCGAGCGGCTGCCCACCATCCTCCCCGAGCTGCGCACCGAGGACGCGGTGGAGGTCACCGCGGTGCACTCGGTCGCCGGCACCCTGCCCCGGGGCGAGCCCTTGATCACCCGGCCCCCGTACAGCGCCCCGCACCACTCGGCCACCCGCGCCGCGATGGTCGGCGGCGGCAGCAGCGTGATCCGCCCGGGCTGCGTCTCGCACGCCCACCGGGGGGTGCTCTTCCTGGACGAGGCGCCCGAGTTCCAGCGGGGCGTCCTGGACGCGCTCCGCCAGCCGCTGGAGACGGGCGAGGTCCTGGTCTCCCGGGCGGCGGGCGCGGTCCGGTTCCCCGCCCGCTTCCAGCTGATGATGGCCGCCAACCCGTGCCCCTGCGCGCGCCCGGGGCCGGCCTGCATCTGCCCGGCCGCGGTGCGCCGCCGCTACCTGGGCACGCTCTCCGGGCCGCTGCTCGACCGGGTCGACCTCAAACTCGAACTCCAGCCGGTGACCCGCGCCGAGCTCCTCGCCGACCGGGCCTTCGCCGAGGACTCGGCCACCGTCGCGATCCGGGTCGCCGAGGCCCGGGAACGGGCGGCCCACCGGTTCAAGGGCACCCCTTGGCGGGCCAACGCGGAGGTGCCCGGGGCCGAACTGCGCCGCACCTTCCCGGTGGACGATGCGGCCCGCGGCGTCCTCGCCGGGGCGATGGAGCGCGGCGAGGTCAGCGCCCGCGGGGTCGACCGGACCCTGCGCGTCGCCTGGACCCTCGCCGACCTCGACGGCAGCCCCGTCCCAGGGGGAGACCACGCCGCCCTCGCCTACGCGCTCTGGTCGGGGGGCCACGCATGA
- the dprA gene encoding DNA-processing protein DprA has translation MTGAAEGTTEDDAAARACLTAAADAGDAALGRLLRERPAAEVWAALRDGTLDRMLPASGEDRRRDRTERWRVQAAQVEADRLLDRAAEAGARLVVPGDPEWPGRLDPLGDRRPYALWVRGRKDLRNSCLRSVAVVGSRAATAYGLHVAAELGHSLAVRAWTVVSGGAYGIDSAAHRGALAGAAPTVAVLACGPDRFYPRGNEALFGEIAEHGVLVTENAPGAAPTRYGFLVRNRLIAALTPGTVVVEAGLRSGALNTAHHAQELHRTVMAVPGPVTSALSAGCHRLLRDWHAVCVGGAAEVAEQLGSIGEELAASGGTVMACDGLDEEARSILDAVPEKPGAGPAAIAAEAGTGLDTALRQLGLLAAGGFIERGPSGWRRRPGTAPP, from the coding sequence ATGACCGGGGCGGCGGAAGGGACGACGGAGGACGACGCCGCGGCCCGGGCCTGCCTCACCGCGGCCGCCGACGCCGGGGACGCCGCGCTCGGCCGGCTGCTGCGCGAACGCCCTGCCGCCGAGGTGTGGGCGGCGCTGCGCGACGGCACCCTGGACCGGATGCTGCCGGCGTCCGGGGAGGACCGCCGGCGGGACCGGACGGAGCGGTGGCGGGTGCAGGCCGCGCAGGTCGAGGCGGACCGGCTGCTGGACCGGGCGGCCGAGGCCGGTGCGCGGCTGGTGGTGCCGGGGGACCCCGAGTGGCCCGGTCGGCTCGACCCGCTCGGCGACCGGCGGCCCTACGCGCTGTGGGTCCGCGGCCGCAAGGACCTGCGCAACTCCTGCCTGCGCTCGGTGGCCGTGGTCGGGTCGCGGGCGGCCACCGCCTACGGGCTGCACGTCGCCGCGGAGCTGGGCCACTCGCTGGCCGTGCGGGCCTGGACGGTGGTCTCGGGCGGCGCGTACGGCATCGATTCCGCGGCGCACCGCGGGGCGCTGGCCGGCGCCGCGCCCACGGTGGCCGTGCTGGCCTGTGGACCGGACCGGTTCTATCCGCGGGGGAACGAGGCGCTCTTCGGCGAGATCGCCGAGCACGGGGTGCTGGTCACCGAGAACGCCCCGGGCGCCGCCCCCACCCGGTACGGGTTCCTGGTGCGCAACCGGCTGATCGCCGCGCTCACTCCGGGCACCGTGGTGGTGGAGGCCGGGCTGCGCAGCGGCGCGCTGAACACCGCGCACCACGCCCAGGAGCTGCACCGCACGGTGATGGCCGTGCCGGGGCCGGTCACCTCGGCGCTCTCCGCCGGCTGCCACCGGCTGCTCCGGGACTGGCATGCGGTCTGCGTCGGCGGCGCCGCCGAGGTCGCCGAGCAGCTCGGCTCCATCGGCGAGGAGCTGGCCGCCTCCGGCGGCACCGTGATGGCCTGCGACGGGCTGGACGAGGAGGCCCGAAGCATCCTGGACGCGGTCCCCGAGAAACCCGGCGCCGGGCCGGCCGCCATCGCCGCAGAGGCCGGCACCGGCCTGGACACCGCCCTGCGCCAGCTGGGCCTGCTGGCCGCCGGAGGGTTCATCGAGCGAGGCCCCTCCGGCTGGCGCCGCCGCCCGGGCACCGCACCTCCATAG
- a CDS encoding RidA family protein gives MAKNYSDGFVADGPLLFISGQVPEAPDGSVAEGDAVAQTRQVFRNIEAVLGAHGADIRHLVKVNYYLRHIADLQSVRQVLREFLVHQPRPAATLVEVTGLADSRYLVEVDGVACLPRDRGGER, from the coding sequence ATGGCGAAGAACTACAGCGACGGCTTTGTCGCGGACGGTCCGCTGCTGTTCATCTCCGGCCAGGTCCCTGAGGCCCCGGACGGCAGCGTCGCCGAGGGGGACGCGGTGGCGCAGACCCGGCAGGTCTTCCGGAACATCGAGGCGGTGCTCGGCGCGCACGGAGCGGACATCCGCCACCTGGTCAAGGTCAACTACTACCTGCGGCACATCGCCGACCTCCAGTCGGTCCGGCAGGTGCTGCGCGAGTTCCTGGTGCACCAGCCCCGGCCGGCGGCGACCCTGGTGGAGGTGACCGGGCTCGCCGACTCCCGCTACCTGGTGGAGGTGGACGGGGTCGCCTGCCTTCCCCGGGACCGGGGCGGGGAGCGGTGA
- a CDS encoding tyrosine recombinase XerC, producing MTGEEHRELLDDFARHLDAERGRSEHTVRAYLGDARSLLAYAAERGSGPEGIDVALLRGWLSRMAEAGASRATVARRIAAARAFTAHLHRLGRLGDDPGPLLATPARHRRLPKVLGEEQAAAALEHPAEDEGTPLGLRRTAVVEVLYATGIRVAELCGLDLDDVDRERCTLRVLGKGGKERTVPIGAPALAALDAWLRDGRPAFATGAEGRALFLGARGGRLGTRGARQDVRERMGPGEDGTGASPHALRHSAATHLLNGGADLRSVQEYLGHSSLDSTQIYTHVSIDRLKEVYRQAHPRA from the coding sequence GTGACCGGGGAGGAGCACCGGGAGCTGCTGGACGACTTCGCCCGGCACCTGGACGCCGAGCGCGGCCGGTCCGAGCACACGGTCCGCGCCTACCTGGGGGACGCCCGCAGCCTGCTGGCCTACGCCGCGGAGCGCGGCAGCGGCCCGGAGGGGATCGACGTCGCCCTGCTCCGCGGCTGGCTGTCCCGGATGGCCGAGGCCGGGGCGAGCCGGGCCACCGTCGCCCGGCGGATCGCGGCGGCGCGGGCGTTCACCGCGCACCTGCACCGGCTCGGGCGGCTCGGGGACGACCCCGGTCCGCTGCTGGCCACCCCCGCCCGGCACCGGCGGCTGCCCAAGGTGCTGGGGGAGGAGCAGGCCGCCGCGGCCCTGGAGCACCCCGCGGAGGACGAGGGGACCCCGCTCGGGCTGCGCCGGACCGCGGTGGTCGAGGTGCTCTACGCGACCGGCATCCGGGTCGCCGAGCTGTGCGGCCTGGACCTGGACGACGTGGACCGGGAGCGCTGCACCCTGCGCGTCCTGGGCAAGGGCGGCAAGGAGCGGACGGTGCCCATCGGAGCGCCGGCCCTGGCGGCCCTGGACGCCTGGCTGCGCGACGGCCGACCGGCCTTCGCCACCGGGGCCGAGGGGCGGGCCCTGTTCCTCGGTGCGCGCGGCGGGCGGCTGGGCACCCGGGGCGCCCGGCAGGACGTGCGCGAGCGGATGGGCCCGGGCGAGGACGGCACCGGGGCCTCCCCGCACGCGCTGCGGCACAGCGCCGCCACCCACCTGCTCAACGGCGGCGCCGACCTGCGCAGCGTCCAGGAGTACCTGGGCCACTCCTCGCTGGACAGCACGCAGATCTACACCCACGTCTCCATCGACCGCCTCAAAGAGGTCTACCGGCAGGCCCACCCCCGTGCCTGA
- a CDS encoding murein hydrolase activator EnvC family protein, translating to MRPTRLAGPCRPLRLRRLLRPVPAAALPLLAAVLLLACCRPHPAAADGQRWHWPLAGRPGVVRPFAPPPEPWLPGHRGVDLAAPAGAEVRAAGAGRVAFAGRIAGVGAVSVQHGALRTTYLPVVPSVARGDPVAAGDPLGTLDPGARHCPGRPCLHWGLRLGRDYLDPLGLLGLGAIRLLPPAGHSPAQLRAPPGREPGGRPSADAVPAGPPPLLSAPPDGSETAGYPAGRPGSSTAGRLGPPLSPTPP from the coding sequence ATGCGCCCCACCCGCCTCGCCGGTCCCTGCCGCCCGCTCCGCCTCCGCCGCCTGCTGCGCCCGGTGCCCGCCGCGGCGCTCCCGCTCCTCGCCGCCGTGCTGCTGCTCGCCTGCTGCCGGCCCCATCCGGCCGCCGCCGACGGGCAGCGCTGGCACTGGCCGCTGGCCGGCCGGCCGGGCGTCGTCCGCCCGTTCGCCCCGCCGCCCGAGCCGTGGCTGCCCGGCCACCGCGGGGTGGACCTGGCCGCCCCCGCAGGCGCGGAGGTGCGCGCCGCGGGCGCCGGCCGGGTGGCCTTCGCCGGCCGCATCGCCGGCGTCGGCGCGGTCTCGGTGCAGCACGGCGCGCTGCGCACCACCTACCTGCCGGTCGTCCCCTCGGTGGCGCGCGGGGACCCGGTCGCCGCGGGCGACCCGCTGGGCACCCTGGACCCCGGTGCCCGGCACTGCCCGGGCCGCCCCTGCCTGCACTGGGGGCTCCGCCTGGGGCGCGACTACCTCGACCCGCTGGGCCTCCTCGGCCTGGGCGCGATCCGGCTGCTCCCGCCGGCCGGGCACTCCCCGGCCCAGCTCCGCGCCCCGCCGGGGCGGGAACCGGGCGGCCGCCCTTCGGCGGACGCGGTCCCCGCCGGGCCTCCGCCTCTCCTGTCCGCCCCCCCGGACGGCTCAGAGACCGCCGGGTATCCGGCCGGTCGCCCAGGCTCTTCGACTGCGGGCCGCCTGGGCCCGCCCCTGAGCCCGACGCCGCCGTGA